A window of Desulfobacteraceae bacterium genomic DNA:
CAGGTGGATGTCCGAATGCAGGTTGCCGTCATGGTCCACGGCGACGTCTTTTCCCATCACTTTGATGGCCAGCCGGCCGTTGACCAGCCGACCGTCCAGACGCTGGGCGGTTTTTTCGAAATCCAGCCCGGCGACCGCGCTTTTCAGCGATGCCAGCATGGCCATCATTTCGTCTTCAGCGGCCGCGTTGCGTTCAGGGGCGGCCTGGCCGTGCTGCGCCAGCAGATCGGGGTCGATCCGGGGGCAGTCGCTCAGGTTGGCGCGGCCCTGCAGCACCGCCGCGGCGAAGGCCATGCAGGTCTTGTAGCCGCACTGCTGGCAATTGGACTTGTCTACCAGTTTGAGCACATCGGTGACGCTTTTGAATTCCGCCATGGTCTTTTTTTCCCGGTAAATCGCAACAGAACCGTGTCCTGCGGGTTGGGTCCGCTGCCATCCGGCCCTGCCGGCGCATCGGCCTTGGGCCGCTTGACAGGCTGCAGCCTGAATTTTTGGAAGTGAATATAAGGGCTTGTGCTCTGGGTTGCAACCCCTCCGGGTCACGGCCGCCTCAGCGCTGCCGGGGCACCTTCCGGTTTCGGCTAGCGGGCCAGCGCCAGCCAGCCGGCGAGGGTGCCGATGGACAACAGGGTGCTCACCGATATGGTGGTCACGGCAAAGTGCGGCGCGCCCCCCATCTCGCGGGCCATCACATAGGTCACGGTGGCCGTCGGGCAGGCCAACAGGATCAGCCCCGGCAGGTATTCCACCGGTGCAAGGCCCACTAGCTGGTAGAACCCGAAGGCGATCGCAGGCGTGATCAGCAGCTTGATCGCGGCGGAACCGATGGCCAGCGCCAGCCCGGAGCGGATCGCCTGGAAGTTTAGCGAACCGCCGATGATCAGAAGCGCCAGGGGCAGGGCCATGCCGGCCAGGATTTTGAGGCTGCGCTCTGCGACCACCGGCATCGGCAAACCGGAAAGGGAGTAGGCCATGCCGGCGAGCGCCGAGCAGATGACGGGGTTGCCGGCGATTTTCAACAGCGTCCGCCCCAGCTTGCGATCGCCTCCCACCGTCGGGGCA
This region includes:
- a CDS encoding AEC family transporter codes for the protein MQIYLTIVPIFLLVALGWFARRVGLLTSDFLAPANRLVFYIGIPAMLFVSLAQANLQDSIQARMVLFTMAALVLGGLIAWLAARRMQINGAMAGSFVQSAFHGNFGYIGFAVVFYYLGEAGLVRASFLAGFLMILQNTLAVLILQLHAPTVGGDRKLGRTLLKIAGNPVICSALAGMAYSLSGLPMPVVAERSLKILAGMALPLALLIIGGSLNFQAIRSGLALAIGSAAIKLLITPAIAFGFYQLVGLAPVEYLPGLILLACPTATVTYVMAREMGGAPHFAVTTISVSTLLSIGTLAGWLALAR